In Plasmodium falciparum 3D7 genome assembly, chromosome: 6, the genomic window CCACAAAAATCAAAAACGTAAACCTTTTTATTGATACCATACGTAACAATGAATGGtcataaatatttcaaaCGGGGGAAACCatcaaaaatttaaatatatacaaaataaatgtatactatatgtatgtatatatatatatattttatttttatttttaaaagaatgtTATAGGGTTATCAATATATTGACATTTATATTCAACAATTATAAATCATAAACATTATGcacacaaaaataaaaaaaaataaaaaataaaaaaaaataaataaaaaaaaataaataaaaaaaaaaaataaaataaataaataataataatatatatcatatttttatatgtacataacataaaaaaaaaaaaaaaaaaaatttttaaataaaaacattaatTTAACAACTTTTGTTAAAactttttcttctttgtCAATCTTGGTACCtacaaaaaaaggaataaaaaaaaaaaaaaattataaaaaaagcatattttatatcttatactattttaatatttataatttcttatttttaatttcatgtACCCATAATATGGCCCGGTATCTGGACGCATTGGTAACATGTTCATTTTCAAGTCTAAAGCACATCcactataaaaaaataaaacaaaacaaaaaaatttattatatataatatatatatatatatatatatatatgtaaatttttaaaattatgcatttttttttttttttatatatatatatatttttaaaattttaataaacatCTTACTATTGATCGTCTTAAGACTTCAATGAAcatcaaaaaaaatgttattaaaaaGGAGTTAATTtcctacaaaaaaaaaaaataaataataataataataatgatatatatgtatatatatatataagactTTCCTTTTGTTTATTCATTACCTTATTTTCAAAGATATTTATTGGCATAATGGTAATAGCCCATGTCAATCTGAAGatctgaaaaaaaaaatgacaaaaaaaattcatatatattaataacacATTATGCACATTTcatacacacacacacatatatatatatatatacatatatatatttctttatagtACCAAATTTAAAAGTCCTGcgaagtaataataatgaggtgggtacattatattattattcttcctacaattaagaaaaaaaaaaaaaaaaaaaaaaaaaaaaaaaacaggtTAATAAACACTCGtcttgtaatatatataagaaaatattataagcaCACATGAACACTCCACTTTTTATAATACCTTAACAAATGATTATATTCTTTCAATAATCCCCAATCACAATATAAATCccatatgtacatataagtTGATCCAATAACATAAGAACAAACTAAAATTAATTTACTCGTATATATATCGAAACCGAAATAGGACCTAcattgtaaaaataaaaaaatatatatatacatatatatatatatatatatatatatatatgttgtggCCATATTATATTTAGGTACTACTGTTTCAtttccatatatttataagtatatcattttattttattttattttatttaatttttaccaATTGAAGGATGTACATATAACTATAAATATTCCAGACAAATATTTCagcatattataaatatgcaCCTTTTCCCTTTCATTATTAAatctaaaaaattaattataaacatTGAATAAgatgatataaattatatatatatatatatatatatatatattttaaagaaatgaaaaaattatttatatgcttAGGTACCTGATCAAACACTGGCACAATCTCAAATAAAAGGGTAATGCTAAAAATATAGGATTAATATAAGTTTCCAATACTacaataagaataaaataaatcaataaataaatcaataaataaatcaataaataaatcaataaataaatcaataaataaataaatcaataaatcaataaataaataaatcaataaatcaataaataaataaatcaataaataaataaataaatcaataaataaatcaataaataaatatcaacgtgatgatattatatatatatatatatatatatatatatatatgcttatgttttatttttacttggACATTTTGCTGGTTCCTTTGTTTTCATTCCCtttctacaaaaaaaaaaaaaaataaataaaataaaatatatgctgaaataaatatatacttttttatttattatctataaCATTTCCTTATTAACTTACAATaagaaacataaaaaatattgaacATCTGAAAATGTTTTAGACAAACTTGTTAAAATATCTCCAATAATGTTATCCAGTAGGTTTACATTATTTACTAAAAATAaactacaaaaaaataaaataaattaatcatatatatatatatatatatatataaagatatatacacatatgcatacattacatataaaaatatattcctatacatatacatttattttctttaaaattatGTGTGAAGGGATACCCGCTTAGTAACACTCTCAATAGGGATGAGAAAACAAAATTGGTCtccttatatttataaaaattaaaaggaaAGATAGttgtacaaaataataatataaaaagcaCAAAAACATGGAAAACAATATTCGAAAAAATGTGTATCTGAAATAAAACATCCagcaaaaatattaataaagataaGGTCGTCAGAAATATAATCAAAATTACATAATTTATCAAGTAGTAATATTCGtcaataattattttatttaaatctaAAATGTacctataaaaaattaaatacataaaatatatataatatatatatatatatatatatataatatatatataatatatatatatatttatttatttatttatttatatttatatttttttttttaggtgCCCCCTTTGAACTTACGTAAAATTAACACCATAAAACTGCATGAACAGGAAGGCTCCAAAGATgaagaggaaaaaaaaattcaaaacatataataatctgTATACAGGTAAGACAGACAAAATAACATTCAtgtttatgttatttatatttatatataacaaaattatcGTATTTATAATAAGAGTAATCAATATCCCGCATAAGATGTAAAGGGTTCCTTTATACTGTcctattttttctattttacttttaatatatattttaaaatttaagaAATCTAATTTCTCACAATTATCACCTCTTTTCTTTTGTACTAGCAAATAGgttgattttattttttcctataaaaaaaaaaaataaataaaataaaataaaataataataataataaataaaacgtTAACacaaaatgaattatatataaaagggtATATAACAATACATACATGTATACATGTATAcatgtacacatatatatatatatatatatatatatatatatatatatatttatgcacatagttttttttatctattcatttatatgtaaaatttttACATTAAGCTGCTCCTCTTTACTTATTTGATGTAAATTGTTACAATATTTTTGATAAAGGTCCAAAGATGTTGtaagtttttcttttttgttttttttcttaagtATTTTATAGACAGAGagaacatttatatttaaataattatttaatatatcaaaagaattataaatatgtaaacattttgtttttagCATTTCTATTTCTTTAAGATTAATTTTATCACTttctaaaaaatattttatttcatttaatttttctgtCATAAAACAACATTCTTTAGCATAATGTTCCTTAACCATATTGATATAATCttctaaaatataaaaaaataaataatcataatctATATCTATACATTCTATATCggattttttctttttctcctTAGTATTCGAATGTTTATATTctgaattaattaaaaagcAAACTTCTTTAACGTCCTGATTATTCTTATCAATTCTTTCGTATAAATTACTTATATCAGGattacattttctttttattattttttttaaaaacttgTAGtctatgtatttattttcccATGATTTTACTTTCATGTGTTTTAACTTCTCAGCGAACTTCattttaaacaaaaataaaatataaagtataaatatgtcaataaataaatgataaaaaaatataagtatatcTATGTACatacaatataaatgtatatctTATGATGTTCTCAAATAATATCTTGTTACAAGAAAAAATTGAAACAAAACAGCTATTTCGATTCTctcttcttttataatattactttCATGTGccacatataaaatatggaaataaaaatataaacacataaatatataaacataaaaaaaaaatgaaatataaaaaaattaaaaaataaaaaaaataaaaaataaaaaataaaaaaataaaaaaatatcttcatacaaaatatacatatatatataatatatatatatatatatatatatatatatatttttttttttttttatttatttatatattatatgctcTTACAAAATGTATTCAAAGTattcaataaaaaaatatatacatttcacatatataataaaacaatttatactctttatttttcttactaataaatcaaaaaaaaatacaatgtAATGCGccataaaaaaagaaaaaaaaaaatttacatatatgaaataatataccaTATATCAGggagtatatatatataaataactacaataaaaaaaaatataaaaaatatgaaataaattataaaatttaagagacataattattatataattataatatatacatataatacatatataataatatatatataataatatatatataataatatatatataataatatatatatcaatttctgtttctatttatttttattttcaaagttagaaaaaaaaaaaaaaaaatatatttataattcctcagttattttttatatatctcctcttattaaatattatatgatttacatatataatatataatatattgtatatatataatatatatattgtgatATATgactatttttattattctgtgttcacattattttttttttacactcGATAATTTGTTAAAgatcaaaatttatattttaaaaatataatttatttatattatatgactTAAGATCATTTCgcttattttcatttatattcttttattattattattttattttattttattttttttattttatttttttgtttacatattattacagaatatattgtatatctTCATGtgatgtttctttttttttaatggttccacaattttaattttttgagaTATACAACTATATGTGTTTGTATTTAAAGGAATCAagggataatataaaaaaaaaaataataaataaataaataaaaatatatatatatatataagacaacatatatatattataatacacaaaatatgtattcataagaatttttgaaaatatataaatgtaacaaatattattaaatatatgtaaaaatgttaacaattatatgatataaaatgtagatatatgaaaatgtagttatatattattttttcataatatacatatatatatatatatatatatttatatatattcatatatttattgatttatatatatattcattttttttaatatttataaatttctcTTATATGCTTTTATGTTCACTCCTCATTAATGCAAAAACCATATTTgcaacatttttttaaaaatttaaaaaaatatgaaaaaaaacaaacaagcTTTTACATTCttccaaataataaaagaataaaaaatgagGAACCTATATGTGGGTACTACAATTACTGTACGttcaaaagaataaaattgaGGAGCcacaataatattaataatacacattataatatatgcaacaataataataataataaggagGAAGAGGAGGGGGAAAGGGAacgttattttttatttaataaaaagcaTTTTACTTGTAAggcatataaaataaaaggtaatgtatttaatatttcttatgagccatataatatttatgatgataataaatttttaaattataagaataatttaaaattgtATGAACATAAAATGATAACATTACAAAGGTGTTATTATTCAGAGTATATAGATaaacatacaaaaaataagaacAAAGAATTGTACGAtccaataaaaaatttacaaaaatataagcacaataatgatcataatgatgacaataataataataataataataataataataaagatgatatttataatagCAAAATGTGTCTTCAAAACAAATTAAGAgatatgttaatatt contains:
- a CDS encoding G-protein associated signal transduction protein, putative, whose translation is MKFAEKLKHMKVKSWENKYIDYKFLKKIIKRKCNPDISNLYERIDKNNQDVKEVCFLINSEYKHSNTKEKKKKSDIECIDIDYDYLFFYILEDYINMVKEHYAKECCFMTEKLNEIKYFLESDKINLKEIEMLKTKCLHIYNSFDILNNYLNINVLSVYKILKKKNKKEKLTTSLDLYQKYCNNLHQISKEEQLNEKIKSTYLLVQKKRGDNCEKLDFLNFKIYIKSKIEKIGQYKGTLYILCGILITLIINTIILLYININNINMNVILSVLPVYRLLYVLNFFFLFIFGAFLFMQFYGVNFTYILDLNKIIIDEYYYLINYVILIIFLTTLSLLIFLLDVLFQIHIFSNIVFHVFVLFILLFCTTIFPFNFYKYKETNFVFSSLLRVLLSGLFLVNNVNLLDNIIGDILTSLSKTFSDVQYFLCFLLKGMKTKEPAKCPILETYINPIFLALPFYLRLCQCLIRFNNEREKVHIYNMLKYLSGIFIVICTSFNWSYFGFDIYTSKLILVCSYVIGSTYMYIWDLYCDWGLLKEYNHLLRKNNNIMYPPHYYYFAGLLNLIFRLTWAITIMPINIFENKEINSFLITFFLMFIEVLRRSIWMCFRLENEHVTNASRYRAILWVPRLTKKKKF